The Streptomyces sp. NBC_00224 genome has a window encoding:
- a CDS encoding polysaccharide deacetylase family protein: protein MYHAVGHRPAEAAYGLSVSPDAFAEQMNVLADRGFTPLTTAGLAHAWRTAGALPRRPVLITFDDGYEGVHRHALPVLAKHGFAATLFVSTGWLRGAHEEGGALDTMLDWDQVRELAAAGTEIGGHSHTHPQLDQLTADRLWFETLRCKEIVTEELGTRPVSFAYPYGYSSRRVRRTVRAAGFAQALAVGNALARRRQGPYALERVTVRRGTGVEEFERLVEGRAVGRTFARDRVLTKGYAMVRRGRQAGRALAGR, encoded by the coding sequence ATGTACCACGCGGTGGGCCACCGCCCGGCCGAGGCGGCCTACGGGCTCTCCGTCTCCCCGGACGCGTTCGCCGAGCAGATGAACGTGCTGGCAGACCGGGGCTTCACCCCGCTCACCACGGCCGGGCTGGCGCACGCGTGGCGCACGGCGGGAGCACTGCCGAGGCGCCCCGTCCTGATCACCTTCGACGACGGGTACGAGGGAGTGCACCGGCACGCCCTGCCGGTGCTCGCCAAACACGGCTTCGCCGCCACCCTCTTCGTCTCGACCGGCTGGCTGCGCGGCGCACACGAGGAGGGCGGCGCCCTCGACACCATGCTCGACTGGGACCAGGTGCGCGAACTGGCCGCGGCCGGCACGGAGATCGGCGGCCACAGCCACACCCACCCGCAGCTCGACCAACTCACCGCCGACCGGCTGTGGTTCGAGACCCTGCGCTGCAAGGAGATCGTCACCGAGGAGCTCGGCACCCGGCCCGTCTCCTTCGCCTACCCCTACGGCTACTCCAGCCGCCGGGTGCGCCGGACCGTCCGCGCGGCCGGGTTCGCCCAGGCGCTGGCGGTCGGCAACGCACTCGCCCGGCGCCGCCAGGGCCCGTATGCCCTGGAGCGGGTCACCGTGCGGCGCGGTACCGGTGTCGAGGAGTTCGAGCGGCTGGTCGAGGGGCGCGCCGTCGGCCGCACCTTCGCCCGCGACCGCGTCCTCACCAAGGGGTACGCGATGGTCCGCCGGGGACGGCAGGCCGGGCGCGCACTGGCCGGAAGGTGA
- a CDS encoding xylan 1,4-beta-xylosidase has protein sequence MRRHVWAPAALLGLVAAVLALVLAMRGSTGGPSEGKSGSGGPTGPARDDPELGWGFTHTQFSADSGTTEAVARARTLLAGQSLPQDQAIMGWGAGNPEPSPGVYDFSDLDRRIAFIRSTGSTPVITLCCAPDWMKGGKAGADHTDWSLKSLESAPLPSHYQDFAELAATVARRYPDVRHFVVWNEFKGFFDDTSQRWNYEGYTQLYNLVYDEVKQVNEDNQVGGPYLVMDSYAPADTQFASELKGPWGSVDQRVLDAFTYWNAHKKGADFVAVDGAGFTRDNQALPDPFTALDKFTDVGRWLREQSDGLPLWWTEYYVEPENSGWSEQRRVAAQAAAMIAIARGGATTAFYWSPQQTTAQCPGCLWKPTQLADGGAALPMYGLISRFAKEFPPGTRYEKAESTGDDISGIRVLASGKSALVVNTLDRAVQARVDGRSVPLAGYEVRWLDR, from the coding sequence ATGCGTCGTCATGTATGGGCTCCGGCCGCACTGCTCGGCCTGGTCGCGGCCGTGCTCGCGCTGGTCCTCGCCATGAGGGGCTCCACGGGCGGCCCGTCCGAAGGCAAGTCCGGCTCCGGCGGCCCCACCGGCCCCGCCCGGGACGACCCCGAGCTCGGCTGGGGCTTCACCCACACCCAGTTCAGCGCGGACAGCGGCACCACCGAGGCCGTAGCGCGCGCCCGCACGCTGCTGGCCGGGCAGTCCCTGCCGCAGGACCAGGCGATCATGGGCTGGGGGGCGGGCAACCCGGAGCCGTCGCCGGGTGTGTACGACTTCTCGGACCTCGACCGGCGGATCGCCTTCATCCGCTCCACGGGATCCACCCCCGTGATCACGCTGTGCTGCGCGCCCGACTGGATGAAGGGCGGCAAGGCGGGCGCGGATCACACGGACTGGAGCCTCAAGTCCTTGGAGTCCGCGCCCCTTCCGTCGCACTACCAGGACTTCGCGGAGCTCGCGGCGACCGTCGCCAGGCGCTACCCGGACGTGCGCCACTTCGTGGTGTGGAACGAGTTCAAGGGGTTCTTCGACGACACCAGCCAGCGCTGGAACTACGAGGGGTACACACAGCTGTACAACCTCGTCTACGACGAGGTGAAGCAGGTCAACGAGGACAACCAGGTGGGCGGCCCCTATCTGGTCATGGACAGCTACGCTCCGGCGGACACCCAGTTCGCCTCCGAGCTCAAGGGGCCCTGGGGCTCGGTCGACCAGCGGGTGCTGGACGCCTTCACCTACTGGAACGCGCACAAGAAGGGCGCCGACTTCGTGGCCGTCGACGGCGCCGGGTTCACCCGCGACAACCAGGCGCTGCCCGACCCGTTCACCGCGCTCGACAAGTTCACCGATGTCGGCCGCTGGCTGCGCGAGCAGTCGGACGGACTGCCGCTGTGGTGGACGGAGTACTACGTGGAGCCGGAGAACTCCGGCTGGAGCGAGCAGCGCCGGGTCGCCGCCCAGGCCGCCGCGATGATCGCCATCGCGCGGGGCGGGGCGACCACCGCGTTCTACTGGAGCCCGCAGCAGACCACCGCGCAGTGCCCCGGCTGTCTGTGGAAGCCGACCCAACTGGCCGACGGGGGAGCGGCGTTGCCGATGTACGGGCTGATCTCCCGGTTCGCCAAGGAGTTCCCGCCCGGCACGCGGTACGAGAAGGCCGAGAGCACCGGTGACGACATATCGGGGATACGGGTGCTGGCGAGCGGCAAGTCCGCCCTCGTCGTCAACACCCTGGACCGCGCGGTCCAGGCCCGTGTCGACGGCCGGTCGGTCCCGCTGGCCGGCTACGAGGTGCGCTGGCTCGACCGCTGA
- a CDS encoding DUF5925 domain-containing protein has protein sequence MSANPEATLPIRLNVDDSDSPSDVVDALFLGRFATGEQPFSHSSSIDRVKKGVSLLPAGATVLRAARDDDRSATLAEGDGWTLLVSRWNRGADVTVTATSEDLAERVLKQATEGAEDEPEPVPENVTMGFWYVSPRRGPHRTTRQIAAGTWEEVRPNYTAPVAEAMDHLMKVTPDDIAGRLLLLHGPPGTGKTSALRTLARSWRDWCQVDCVLDPERLFNDVGYLMDIAIGEDDGTAKGRWRLLLLEDCDELIRGEAKHTAGQALSRLLNLTDGLLGQGRNVLVGVTTNEDLERLHPAVVRPGRCLARIEVGPMTRREAVTWLGTEEGVGREGATLAELFALRRGTTPPSVPDPRESADAGLYL, from the coding sequence ATGTCCGCGAACCCTGAAGCCACGCTGCCGATCCGGCTGAACGTGGACGACAGCGACTCCCCGTCCGATGTCGTCGACGCGCTGTTCCTCGGCCGGTTCGCCACGGGCGAGCAGCCGTTCTCGCACAGCTCCTCCATAGACCGGGTCAAGAAGGGCGTCAGCCTGCTGCCGGCCGGGGCGACCGTGCTGCGCGCGGCGCGCGACGACGACCGCAGCGCCACGCTCGCCGAGGGCGACGGCTGGACGCTGCTCGTCTCCCGCTGGAACCGGGGCGCGGACGTCACGGTGACCGCGACCAGCGAGGACCTCGCCGAGAGAGTGCTGAAGCAGGCCACCGAGGGCGCGGAGGACGAGCCGGAACCGGTACCGGAGAACGTCACGATGGGCTTCTGGTACGTCTCGCCGCGCCGCGGCCCGCACCGCACCACCCGCCAGATCGCGGCCGGTACGTGGGAGGAGGTCCGCCCCAACTACACGGCGCCGGTGGCCGAGGCGATGGACCACCTGATGAAGGTGACCCCCGACGACATCGCGGGCCGACTGCTGCTGCTCCATGGCCCACCCGGCACCGGCAAGACGTCGGCGCTGCGCACGCTCGCCCGCTCCTGGCGCGACTGGTGTCAGGTGGACTGCGTCCTGGACCCGGAGCGCCTCTTCAACGACGTCGGCTACTTGATGGACATCGCGATCGGCGAGGACGACGGCACGGCGAAGGGCCGCTGGCGGCTGCTGTTGCTGGAGGACTGCGACGAACTGATCCGTGGCGAGGCCAAGCACACGGCGGGGCAGGCCCTGTCGCGCCTGCTGAACCTGACGGACGGACTGCTGGGCCAGGGCCGCAACGTCCTGGTCGGCGTCACCACCAACGAGGACCTGGAGCGCCTGCACCCCGCGGTCGTCCGCCCCGGCCGCTGTCTGGCCCGTATCGAAGTGGGCCCGATGACCCGCCGCGAGGCGGTGACCTGGTTGGGCACGGAGGAAGGCGTCGGCCGCGAGGGCGCCACCCTGGCCGAGCTGTTCGCCCTGCGCCGCGGCACCACACCGCCCAGCGTCCCGGACCCCCGGGAGAGCGCGGACGCGGGGCTGTATTTGTAA
- a CDS encoding GntR family transcriptional regulator, which yields MTLKIVIDQEAASAPYEQLRAQIAERARAGVLPVGYKLPTVRGLAEELGLAANTVAKAYRALEADGVIETRGRNGTFVAAAGDAAERRAAAAARTYAEEVRRLGLSREAAQAAVSDAVRAVYGD from the coding sequence GTGACCCTGAAGATCGTCATTGACCAGGAAGCCGCCAGCGCGCCGTACGAGCAGCTGCGGGCCCAGATCGCCGAGCGGGCCAGGGCGGGGGTGCTGCCCGTGGGGTACAAGCTGCCCACGGTGCGCGGCCTCGCCGAGGAGCTCGGGCTCGCCGCCAACACCGTGGCCAAGGCCTACCGCGCACTGGAGGCGGACGGCGTGATCGAGACGCGTGGCCGCAACGGCACGTTCGTCGCGGCAGCGGGCGACGCGGCGGAACGCCGGGCCGCGGCGGCCGCCCGGACCTACGCCGAGGAGGTGCGGCGCCTGGGCCTCAGCCGCGAAGCGGCACAAGCGGCGGTGTCCGACGCGGTGCGAGCGGTGTACGGCGACTGA
- a CDS encoding DUF402 domain-containing protein, protein MSANSAEPGSLLTITLVKSGRTKIGYPASVVSDDGVRLTVRAPWAADGVRDFGFVRFEPGDVFTEHYWRDRWYAVKEVRAADASLKGWYCDITRPAVVRDGAVVVEDLDLDLWVSADGGTVLRLDEDEFAESGLADHDPDAAARAVQALDELELLAKLGKFTALLD, encoded by the coding sequence ATGTCCGCGAACTCGGCCGAGCCCGGCTCCCTCCTCACCATCACCCTGGTCAAGTCCGGCCGTACGAAGATCGGTTACCCGGCGTCCGTGGTGTCCGACGACGGCGTCCGCCTCACGGTCCGCGCCCCCTGGGCGGCCGACGGCGTCCGCGACTTCGGGTTCGTCCGCTTCGAGCCGGGCGACGTCTTCACCGAGCACTACTGGCGGGACCGCTGGTACGCGGTGAAGGAGGTACGGGCGGCCGACGCGTCGCTCAAGGGCTGGTACTGCGACATCACCCGCCCCGCCGTGGTGCGCGACGGAGCAGTGGTCGTGGAGGACCTGGACCTCGACCTCTGGGTCTCCGCCGACGGCGGCACCGTGCTCCGCCTGGACGAGGACGAGTTCGCCGAGAGCGGCCTGGCCGACCACGACCCGGACGCGGCGGCCCGCGCCGTACAGGCCCTGGACGAGCTGGAACTCCTGGCGAAGCTCGGCAAGTTCACGGCGCTGCTCGACTAG
- a CDS encoding lytic polysaccharide monooxygenase, which yields MTARRKAATIAALAMAPLALTGLAAGPAAAHGSMTDPVSRVSACYAEGPESPRSAACKAAVAASGTQAFYDWNAVNIANAAGKSKQIIPDGKLCSAGNDKYKGLDLARADWPSTKLTAGRHAFHYKGTAPHKGTFELYITKGGYDPTKPLKWSDLESAPFAKVTNPSMRNGDYVFDATLPAKSGRHLVYSIWQRSDSPEAFYTCSDVVFGKDSGGTGSAPAPTASAPTQQQVEDGASKSTVEHHGHGDDDASTGAGAPARQAADKGGKPSGEQPGKQGGGKEQSGNQPRTDSVAAAPAQNGSVSTENLAETGGSGSTPYLAFGGAAALAAGAAFLFLTVRRKAAPAGGRHGR from the coding sequence ATGACCGCTCGTCGCAAGGCCGCCACCATCGCCGCCCTGGCCATGGCGCCGCTCGCGCTGACCGGGCTCGCGGCCGGTCCGGCCGCTGCCCACGGCTCGATGACGGATCCGGTCAGCCGGGTCTCCGCCTGCTACGCCGAGGGGCCGGAGAGCCCCCGCTCGGCCGCCTGCAAGGCGGCCGTCGCCGCCAGTGGGACCCAGGCGTTCTACGACTGGAACGCGGTCAACATCGCCAACGCGGCGGGCAAGTCGAAGCAGATCATCCCCGACGGCAAGCTCTGCAGCGCGGGCAACGACAAGTACAAGGGCCTCGACCTGGCGCGCGCCGACTGGCCGTCCACCAAGCTGACCGCCGGGCGCCACGCCTTCCACTACAAGGGCACGGCTCCCCACAAGGGCACGTTCGAGCTGTACATCACCAAAGGCGGCTACGACCCCACCAAGCCCCTGAAGTGGTCGGACCTGGAGTCCGCGCCGTTCGCCAAGGTGACGAACCCGTCGATGCGGAACGGCGATTACGTCTTCGACGCGACCCTGCCCGCCAAGTCGGGCCGCCACCTCGTCTACTCGATCTGGCAGCGCTCGGACAGCCCCGAGGCCTTCTACACCTGCTCCGACGTGGTGTTCGGCAAGGACAGCGGCGGCACCGGATCCGCCCCGGCCCCGACGGCCTCGGCGCCGACCCAGCAGCAGGTCGAGGACGGCGCCTCCAAGTCGACGGTGGAGCACCACGGGCACGGCGACGACGACGCGAGTACGGGCGCGGGTGCACCGGCGCGGCAGGCCGCCGACAAGGGCGGAAAGCCGAGCGGCGAGCAGCCTGGCAAGCAGGGCGGCGGCAAGGAGCAGTCCGGCAACCAGCCCCGGACCGACAGCGTGGCCGCGGCTCCGGCCCAGAACGGCTCGGTCAGCACCGAGAACCTCGCCGAGACGGGCGGGAGCGGCTCCACCCCGTACCTCGCGTTCGGCGGTGCGGCCGCCCTGGCCGCGGGCGCCGCGTTCCTCTTCCTGACCGTCCGCCGCAAGGCCGCACCGGCCGGCGGCCGCCACGGCCGCTGA